Below is a genomic region from Miscanthus floridulus cultivar M001 chromosome 1, ASM1932011v1, whole genome shotgun sequence.
GAGAAGGGCATAGTTGGCGAAAGATATCTGCTCACCGGAGAGAACGCATCATTCGTGCAGATTTTCAACCTGGCTGCGAATCTTACGAACACAAAGCCACCCAAATTCCacatacctctatggttgcttgCCATCTACGGGTGGATTTCAGTTTGTGTTGCTCGCATCACCGGAAAACCCCCACTTATCAGTTATCCTGTATGTCCACCATTCTCCATTCTAAGTGTTCAAGTTTATTATCTGCACTACAGATAACCATGCTTCGTGTTATAATCTGTACATTGCAGGGAGTGGAGTGTCTCAGACATCAGTGGGCTTACTCATGTGACaaggccaagagggagttgggCTATAGTCCACGAAGCTTAACTGAAGGCTTAGCAGAGACGCTCTTGTATCTGAAGAATGAAAATTTGATCAAGTTTTAGATATCTACCCGGTTTAATTTGAGATCCGTTTTGATAATAATGTCATATTGTCATCCTAAAGAACTCGTATACAAGACATGAATAAATAAGTTGCTGAGAAAAGTTCATATGATAGGGTACTCACCACATGTGAATGCAGCACTGGCCACACAAAGGTGGAAATGCCGGGTCAAGTGGTGATTTTCAACCGAGCAGGACGTCTCACCTTAGTCACATCAGTGCTATCCTCCATCCCAACCTACCATTTGACCATCTTCCCCATTGCAGTTTGGGCAAGAAAACAAATTGACAAAATCCGACGATCCTTCTTCTGGAAGGGAGACGATAGGGCAAATGGCGGGCATTGCTTGGTCAACTGGCCGACGGCCTGTCAACCAAAAGATCTTGGAGGCCTCGGGGTGACTGATCTTGCTAAGTTCAGCCGGGCACTTCGGTTGCGCTGGCTTTGGCAGGAGTGGACAGCAGACCACAAACCTTGGGTGGGCACTGCAGTCCCTTGCAACGAAACGGATCGTCTGTTCTTCAATGCTTCAACCGTCATTCATGTTGGAAGCGGCAATAAAACCAGTTTCTGGCACCGCAGCTGGCTGGACGGCGAGGCACCTAAAAATCTAGCGCCGCGTCTCTTCGAGTTGGTAAGAAGGAAAAATAAAACAGTGCAACAAGAATTGAGCCAGAATGCATGGATCAACACTTTAAGGGGGAAAGTCAGCACGGCCACCCAAGTGCAGGAGTTCGTCTCTCTCTGGGTACGCATACAAGATGTGCACCTGCAACCAGATGTAGATGACCACTTGACCAGATCATATGGAAGTGGACCGACGACGGAAAGTATAGTACTAAATCGCCCTATAGAGCGCAATTCTACAGCACCTTCAGTACGTACAAAACCGAGATCATTTGGCGTGCGCGGGCAGAGAACAAGTGCAAATTGTTCGCCTGGATTCTCATCCAAAATAAAATCCTCACAGCGGATAACCTTGCTATTAGGGGATGGCCTCATCAGGATGCATGTATTCTTTGCAATGGCCCGCTAGAAACAGGGTATCACCTGTGCCTTGACTGCCCCTATGCACAAGCAACATGGAGCAAAGTGATTTCTTGGGAGAACCCTGGCAAGCCCTCCAAACGCACTCGGATTCCTTAGTCGACTGGTGGGAGTCGACCTTGCTTCTAATCCCAAAAGAGAAGAGGCGCGATTTCAATGGAATGGTAATCTATACCATGTGGAATTTGTGGAAAGAACGCAATCGAAGAATCTTCGACAACAAGTCCTCCACAGCCATTCAAGTGGCCGAGCGCACCAAGGAAGACATAGAACAATATAGAAGGGCTTTTGCAACTGGGCACTAATAGATTACGTTTTGAGCCAGGGATTCACCTCACTCTAGAAGCTGTAACACTTTGGCGTTTTGGGGGCTTTGGTTTGGCCTCAGAGCCACTCTGTACATAAACTTTCTTTCTCCTTAATGAATGGGCAGAGCTCCTGCCGTTTCCTTTCAAAAAGTGGTGATTTTCTTATCGTTCCACGACTTGCCAAGAGAACTGTGTGTCCAGGAGTCCTATAGAAGAAACCAAGAGACAGGATTATACACTGAATCTCTGAAACTCTGAATGAATGAAGTACAATTTCAAACTGCCCATAACTATGCTACTTGTCCAGCTCAGCCACGACAGAATTGCCAAAAGTCGCCATCCGAGGTTAAAGATACAAGATCAAAGAGTCCTACGTGAATGGTCGATCCTAAGACTACTGAAGTCTTTGGGTAAATTCTTTGCCGTGGACGATCCTATAAGAAACGAAAACTATGGCTACTGTAGTCTTTGGGTAGGCACAAAGAGATGACAGAGATGGGCCTACCCAGCAGCAATCACTCTCGGCCCAAGCTTTCGTTTTTTAAGATGGCCGCCGTGGACCGTGGCCCAAAGTTTTCGTTAGTCGGCGTGGTTTGTGTGGGTGGGTTGAGGAGTTGACTAGACACAGGCTGTCTCCTCCGCTTTGGCTGGGCAGCAAATCCGAATCCAGTTTAAAATGGTGAATAATCTCCCCCCAAATCCCTAAAAATCCTCCTCTCAGTCACATCATTCTTCTCGCCTCGCGCCGCTGCGCTGACTTCCCCAAGTTGCTGCTGGGTTGCCTTCGAGCAGGAGACTGGCTGTGTAGTGTAGTGCTATCAGGATCGGATCAGCGGCTGCTGCGTTTCAGTTGCCGGCGGCGGCATGAGGGTGGTGGTGACGGGCGCGACGGGGTACCTGGGAGGCCGCCTGTGCGCGGCACTGGTCGGCGCGGGCCACGCCGTGCGCGCGCTCGCCCGCCCCTCCAGCAACGTCTCCGGCCTGCCCCGCGACGTCGAGCTGGCCTACGGCGACGTCACCGACGCCGAGTCCCTCGCCGCGGCCTTCCACGGCTGCGACGTCGTGTTCCACGTCGCCGCGGCCGTCGAGCCCTGGTTGCCGGACCCCTCCGTTTTCCTCAAGGTAAGGCAGTTGCTTGTTGTTATTTACCCCCACGTGTCTGCGTAGCTTTAGAAACAAGGAACCACAGTTTTGGCCCTTGGTTTTTCAGCTCTGTTTCTGCATGATAAACATTCGAGAGCTGTTCGATTGTGATATAATTTGGGCAGTTCAATAGCGATATGGTCACAATCACCAAGCCTCATAGTACACTAACTCCTTTCGAAGAGGGAGATTCCCATAGCCGGAAGGAGACGATTATTGATACATATGGCAATTTCTGGCACTGTGGTGCCATTCTCAAGTTAGTTAATCGCTGTTTAGGCACTCGCACCATTGCTTCTGCTCACCAACGTCTCATCTTGTTACCGTTTTCAAGATATGGAAATAAGGCCAGAAAACAATTGAGCAGACAGTGCATGGAACTAGAATGCATACCAATTCGGATTGGTTTAAGAATGTGTGTTCCATTCTGTGCTGTGGTACAGGTTAATGTAGGTGGACTTGAGAATGTGTTGAAGGCTGCCAAGAGAACACCAACTGTGAAGAAGATAATCTACACATCATCTTTCTTTGCAATTGGTCCAACCGATGGTTACGTTGCAGATGAGACACAGGTAAGACCATATTCCTGAATTGTATCAATGAATCAATGATTTGCTGTTTTCAATCCTGaaagacaacaacaacaacaaagtcccaaacaagttggcgTACGCtattcttttgggtttcatctccatacTAGCGGCTAAGtttttttacattggctcgccaagcctaacacaaccctcctcctttatcagggcttgggacctgctatgctagaACACCATAGGCACCCCAACATAGGCGGAGTTGTTTTCAATCCTGAAAGAGTTGCCATGAAATTAGACTAAGGGTGCTCCTCAATAAATGTTTTGGCTCTACGACCTTGTTACATAGCCATATGTTCTGTTCCTGGTGCGCGCATTGTCATATCCAGATGTTCCTAGTTTTAACAGACTCTGGTGCTAAGAGGTTTAAGATATGCTTATACCGTTGCTTGGTTCACTTGATTGTTTGATTGCCATTGAACTGCAAGTGGTAGACTTTCAAAAGTGCTTGGATCCAACTGTCTCGTGTAGAACAATCCTTCTTGATGCACAAACAACTTACTGACTTTGGAGTTTACTGGTCGGCTGAAACCAGGCTGAATTGGCTTACTCATATGATTTGGATCATACATGTATATGCAGACTTGGTATGCACTGCTGCGAATTGTAACATAGTTGATTGGTTCTAACGCAGATGCATACAGAGAAGGAATTTTGTACTGAATATGAGAAATCAAAGGTTCTTGCAGATAGAATCGCACTGCAGGCAGCAGCAGATGAGGTGCCAATCACCATTGTCTACCCAGGTGTTCTCTATGGCCCTGGAAAACTAACGACTGGAAATCTTGTCTCCCGCATTGTAAGAGAACTTTCTTGTAGATGCGTATGTCAAATATCAAATATTTATTCTAATTATAAATTTGTTTCAATCTAAAGTCTAGGATCGTCCGCTTGCAATTTGTTATGAATATAGTCATGGGCACAACCTGAAGCTCAATTTTTCTTGCAGTTAATGGAGAGGTTTAATGGGCGCTTGCCTGGTTACATAGGAGATGGGTATGATAGAGAATCGTTCTGCCATGTTGATGATGTTGTTAGTGGGCACATAGCAGCTATGGAGAAGGGCAGAGTGGGCCAACGGTATCTCCTCACTGGTGAAAATATGTCATTCGTGCAAATTTTTAATATGGTTGCTAATATCACAAACACAAAGGCTCCCATGTTCCATTTACCTCTCTGGTTGATCGAAGCATATGGGTGGATTTCAGTTTTTGTTTCTCACATCACTGGAAAACTCCCACTTATCAGTTACCCTGTATGTCCACTATGCCTTCATTTAAATATCTATAAGCTTGTTATTCACACATAAGGCTTGCTTTGGGCTGACATTTTGCCCTCACATGTATTGCAGACTGTGCATGTTCTGAGACATCAATGGGCATACTCATGTGACAAAGCAAAGACGGAGCTGGGCTATAGACCAAGAAACTTGACTGAAGGTTTATCAGAGATGCTCCTGTGGCTTAAGGAAGAAAAACTAATCAAGTTTTAGCGTTCTTTACTACTCGCCATGTCACATATTTAATGTACACTGAGACATTGGGGACGTGCTGGGGATTTTGAAGTGTATATGCTTCGGCATTGCATTATATTGTATTATACTAGAGAAAAGCTAAGATGTAGACGTGTAATACTGATATTGGCAATAAGAGAGAAAATATGTTTTTTTACATCGATACAATTAATTCTCTACAGGTTGTATTGTTTAACTAGTTGCTTGAATTGTGCATTGAATTGAAAAGTAGGTAATTCAAATTTTAGAGCCATAACCAAGACAATCAAACTATTCTGCTGAGCGTTTGAGATGCATATGCAGGAGACCTTTTAGCACGCTCCATGCTCATCACGGTTCTTGCTCATCAGTTTAAGCCAACATAGCAGAGCGGTTCATGCAACATGCTAAATATCCATCACGCGCGCCCTCGTGCGCGCCAGCAAGGTAGGAAAGGAAATAAAGgagtttttttttcatccgaTTCACTGCATAGATTGAATAGGGAGCAGAGAAATCCAAGCATTTGGTGGAGCACACGCGGAGTGGTGGGAAGAGGCAGCGCgggggaagcagcggcggcggctaccgGCATGGGGCTGTCTTGCCGCTCTGTGGccgaggtgaaaggtcctaatatggttagaggggggtgaatagcctatttaaaaatctacaaatcaattagagcaatttaattagtatgacaaatagcgaaatgcaaacttgctctagctctacaagggttgcaagccacctatccaataattctagttgcaatgattactaggcacacaacttgcaatgttactactcactaagagctctcaatcttgctactctaaagagctccactagaagaacttaaaataacaaatcaagctctcaattctaattacactaaagagtttgccacaactagtttgcaagaatataaatgagtgagtagggtgattataccgccgtgtagaggagtgaaccaatcacaagatgaatactaaatcaatcaccaggagaataccaaagggcaagagacaaccaatttttctcctaaggttcacgtgcttcccggcacgctagtccccgttgtgtcgaccaacacttgatggttcggcagctaagatgtgttgcacgaacctcgtccacacaattggacaccgcaagaacctacccacaagtgaggtaactcaatgacgagcaatccactagagttatctttcggttctccaccggggaaggcacaagacccctcacaatcaccacgatcggagccggagacaatcatcaacctccgctcaacgatcctcgctgctccaagccgtctaggtggcggcaaccaccaagagtaacaagtgaatctcgcagtgaaacacgaatgccaagtgccactagatgcaatcactcaagcaatgcacttggattctctctcaatctcacaatgatgatgaaaacaacgatggagatgagtgggagggctttggccaagctcacaaggttgctatgtcaatgcaaatggccaagagagtgagcttgagccggccatgtggcttaaatagaagcccccacaaaatagagtcgttgtaccccttcactggacacaactcggggtgaccggacgctccagtcagttcgaccggacacaggaccccagcgtctggtcgcccgatgcttgccacatgtcatcggcttcaaacgccgatcgtccgatctcaatgatcaagtgatgaccggacgcgtcggttagaaagtgaccggacgcaggaccccagcgtccggtcgtttccaataaggttccaaacgtgaaatttcacgaccagacgcgtccggtcatgctcgaccggactcacccgatgtccggtcactcaacgtttcctctgtgcgcctcacgtcagcgtacgtcgacactaaccggacgcaccctgccagcgtccggtcacaagaccgagacgcgtgctcactgctgctactgaccggactctgaacccaacgtccggtcactacaccaccagcgtccggtcactctgtgaacccctgttttttctgtctagggcgccggtgaagtttctaacccttgctcaaatgtgccaaccaccaagtgtatcaccttgtgcacatgtgttagcatattttcacaagcattctcaagggtgttagcactcaactagatcctaaatgcatatgcaataagttagagcatctagtggcactttgataaccgcatttcaatacgagttttacccctcttaatagtacggctatctaacctaaatgtgatcacactcgctaagtgtcttgatcaccaaaataaaatggctcctactatttatacctttgccttgagccttttgtttttctctttcttcttttcaagttcaagcatttgatcatcaccatgccatcaccatcgtcatgatcttcgccaatgcttcatcacttggagtagtgctacatatctcataattactttgataaactaggttagcacttagggtttcatcaattaaccaaaaccaaactagagctttcacaaggACATCCATCGCCGTGGGGCCGCCGACCATGGGGGCCCACATGCAGTGCTGCGCAGCAAGCCAGGGGCGCCGTCGCCCCGCCAGCGCGGCGCGCGAGGAGAGGCGAACCTGCGGGACGAAGCTGCGTCGGGGTGGCAGGCACGGCGGCGGCCACCTACGGG
It encodes:
- the LOC136551284 gene encoding uncharacterized protein isoform X1; translated protein: MRVVVTGATGYLGGRLCAALVGAGHAVRALARPSSNVSGLPRDVELAYGDVTDAESLAAAFHGCDVVFHVAAAVEPWLPDPSVFLKVNVGGLENVLKAAKRTPTVKKIIYTSSFFAIGPTDGYVADETQMHTEKEFCTEYEKSKVLADRIALQAAADEVPITIVYPGVLYGPGKLTTGNLVSRILMERFNGRLPGYIGDGYDRESFCHVDDVVSGHIAAMEKGRVGQRYLLTGENMSFVQIFNMVANITNTKAPMFHLPLWLIEAYGWISVFVSHITGKLPLISYPTVHVLRHQWAYSCDKAKTELGYRPRNLTEGLSEMLLWLKEEKLIKF
- the LOC136551284 gene encoding uncharacterized protein isoform X2, with protein sequence MRVVVTGATGYLGGRLCAALVGAGHAVRALARPSSNVSGLPRDVELAYGDVTDAESLAAAFHGCDVVFHVAAAVEPWLPDPSVFLKVNVGGLENVLKAAKRTPTVKKIIYTSSFFAIGPTDGYVADETQVLADRIALQAAADEVPITIVYPGVLYGPGKLTTGNLVSRILMERFNGRLPGYIGDGYDRESFCHVDDVVSGHIAAMEKGRVGQRYLLTGENMSFVQIFNMVANITNTKAPMFHLPLWLIEAYGWISVFVSHITGKLPLISYPTVHVLRHQWAYSCDKAKTELGYRPRNLTEGLSEMLLWLKEEKLIKF